The following are from one region of the Streptomyces decoyicus genome:
- a CDS encoding GTPase domain-containing protein, with the protein MATLDVRPRLIDALSVLRDRVDAARFPLPLRGAARARRNRAELLAQLDDYVIPRLRSPQAPLLAVIGGSTGAGKSTLVNSLVGRRVSEAGVLRPTTRTPVLVCHPDDLHWFAGPRVLPQLARVWVPEQDDGGESEYAAGDGLGRSEYGVHGGGGGAGGHGGRMGHGPRMAHGFDGGHGSEPGQEAHGGGELGGAYGYGYEGGERAGGGGAVGGGYGAGDGEAYDGAGVGAGGVGLNGRAGVGAAGGGGDPGMLTVRIETDRALPSGLALLDAPDIDSLVARNRELAAELICAADVWVLVTTAARYADAVPWHLLRTAKEYDVTLVTVLDRVPHQIATDISGRYAELLQRAGLGHVPRFTIPELPESAGGGSGLLPATAVAALRDWLERHAQDPVARTAAAARTAAGVIASLRSRLPALAGAAAAQHAAALRLAGRMEEAYERAAERVRQEVAAGEVLSGDARAHWRDHGLDGRSDELLDALTHGLTSLLTCAVQEADERAAEAWRRDPAAAEVSLSAAAGAAGAGGRLGVIVRRWRRCLEELAEEETREARAGQAGERVGSVEPEESAALLATALLGGRRARTAGENLADLLGAQTALRLCDRGARLLATYLERALDGERERRLAPLDQLTVPLDQQAELIAALSVLQRERQGGTEGQTGTGKQAGTERQTGTGKQAGTERQTGTERQAGTEKRKRMRSEEEREMAMEKEEVSG; encoded by the coding sequence GTGGCGACCTTGGACGTACGACCCCGGCTGATCGACGCACTGTCCGTTCTGCGCGACCGCGTCGACGCCGCACGCTTTCCACTGCCACTTCGGGGCGCGGCCCGGGCCCGGCGCAACCGGGCCGAGCTGCTCGCCCAGCTCGATGACTATGTGATTCCCCGCCTGCGCTCCCCTCAGGCCCCGCTGCTCGCGGTGATCGGCGGATCGACCGGGGCGGGCAAGTCCACCTTGGTGAATTCGCTGGTGGGGCGGCGGGTCTCGGAGGCGGGGGTGTTGCGTCCGACGACGCGCACACCGGTGCTGGTCTGCCATCCCGACGATCTCCATTGGTTCGCCGGACCACGGGTCCTGCCGCAGCTCGCCCGGGTCTGGGTCCCTGAGCAGGACGACGGCGGGGAGAGCGAGTACGCGGCGGGTGACGGGCTGGGCCGGAGCGAGTACGGAGTGCATGGCGGGGGTGGGGGAGCTGGCGGGCATGGCGGCCGGATGGGTCATGGGCCCCGTATGGCACATGGGTTCGATGGGGGGCATGGGTCGGAGCCGGGGCAGGAGGCGCATGGGGGTGGAGAGCTGGGCGGCGCGTATGGCTATGGCTATGAGGGGGGAGAGCGGGCGGGTGGTGGCGGTGCGGTCGGTGGGGGGTATGGGGCGGGTGACGGTGAGGCGTATGACGGTGCGGGGGTTGGCGCCGGTGGCGTCGGTCTGAATGGGCGCGCGGGCGTGGGCGCGGCGGGGGGCGGCGGTGATCCCGGGATGCTCACGGTGCGGATCGAGACGGACCGGGCGCTGCCCAGCGGACTGGCGTTGCTGGACGCCCCGGACATCGATTCGCTGGTCGCGCGGAACCGGGAGCTGGCCGCGGAGCTGATCTGCGCCGCGGATGTATGGGTGCTGGTCACGACGGCCGCCCGGTACGCGGACGCGGTGCCCTGGCATCTGCTGCGTACGGCCAAGGAGTACGACGTCACGCTGGTGACCGTGCTGGACCGGGTGCCGCATCAGATCGCCACGGACATTTCCGGGCGGTACGCGGAACTTCTCCAGCGGGCCGGCCTCGGCCACGTCCCGCGGTTCACCATTCCCGAGCTGCCCGAGTCGGCCGGTGGCGGGAGCGGTCTGCTGCCCGCCACGGCCGTGGCGGCGTTGCGGGACTGGCTGGAGCGGCATGCCCAGGACCCCGTCGCACGCACCGCCGCAGCGGCCCGTACGGCCGCCGGGGTGATCGCGTCGCTGCGCAGCCGGCTGCCCGCGCTGGCCGGGGCCGCGGCCGCCCAGCATGCCGCGGCGCTGCGGCTGGCGGGCCGGATGGAGGAGGCGTACGAGCGGGCCGCTGAGCGGGTACGGCAGGAGGTCGCGGCCGGTGAGGTGCTCTCCGGCGACGCCCGCGCCCACTGGCGTGACCATGGGCTCGACGGCCGGTCGGACGAGCTGCTCGACGCGCTGACCCATGGGCTCACCTCGCTGCTGACCTGCGCCGTGCAGGAGGCCGACGAGCGGGCCGCGGAGGCCTGGCGGCGCGATCCCGCGGCGGCCGAGGTCTCGCTGTCGGCCGCCGCGGGTGCCGCGGGTGCGGGCGGGCGGCTCGGCGTGATCGTCCGGCGCTGGCGGCGCTGTCTGGAGGAGCTGGCCGAGGAGGAGACCCGTGAGGCGCGTGCGGGGCAGGCCGGTGAACGGGTGGGGTCGGTGGAGCCGGAGGAGTCGGCGGCGCTGTTGGCCACGGCCCTGCTCGGCGGACGCCGCGCCCGTACGGCGGGTGAGAATCTCGCCGACCTCCTGGGGGCCCAGACCGCGCTGCGGCTCTGCGACCGGGGCGCCCGGCTGCTCGCCACGTACCTGGAGCGCGCCCTCGACGGTGAGCGCGAACGGCGGCTGGCCCCCCTGGACCAGCTGACCGTGCCACTGGACCAGCAGGCGGAGCTGATTGCCGCGCTGTCCGTACTGCAGAGGGAGAGGCAGGGGGGCACGGAGGGGCAGACGGGCACGGGGAAGCAGGCAGGGACGGAGAGGCAGACGGGCACGGGGAAGCAGGCAGGGACGGAGAGGCAGACGGGGACGGAGAGGCAGGCAGGGACGGAGAAGCGGAAGCGGATGCGGAGCGAGGAGGAGAGGGAGATGGCGATGGAGAAGGAGGAGGTGTCGGGGTGA
- a CDS encoding ATP-binding protein, whose amino-acid sequence MLPTTKHSAEVMVTARHIASWPRERNSLIPADCWRSAPCVVFRLPALKRAVPVCRNLVRAWLDGQGIHDDDTRYPVLLVLSELFSNAIKYSAGRRVTCRIWKSESLLHVEVHDRGGTASVPLMRRPGQAQEHGRGLELVAESSSRWGRRIEADDSCTVWAAIPLTAGVPTSMAP is encoded by the coding sequence ATGTTACCCACCACAAAGCATTCGGCCGAAGTCATGGTGACCGCCCGGCATATCGCGAGCTGGCCTCGGGAAAGAAATTCATTGATTCCCGCCGACTGCTGGCGCTCCGCACCCTGCGTGGTATTTCGTCTGCCGGCCCTGAAACGGGCGGTGCCGGTCTGCCGGAACCTGGTACGTGCCTGGCTCGACGGACAAGGCATCCATGACGACGACACCCGCTATCCGGTGTTGCTCGTCCTGTCGGAACTCTTCAGCAATGCCATCAAGTATTCCGCCGGCAGACGTGTCACCTGCCGGATATGGAAGTCGGAGAGCCTGCTGCATGTCGAGGTGCACGACCGCGGGGGGACCGCGTCGGTGCCTTTGATGCGCCGACCGGGCCAGGCGCAGGAGCACGGCCGCGGACTCGAACTGGTCGCCGAGTCCTCGTCACGATGGGGCCGCAGGATCGAGGCCGACGACAGCTGCACCGTATGGGCAGCGATACCGCTGACAGCCGGCGTGCCGACCAGCATGGCGCCCTAA